The following are encoded in a window of Dictyostelium discoideum AX4 chromosome 6 chromosome, whole genome shotgun sequence genomic DNA:
- a CDS encoding B_lectin domain-containing protein, with translation MTKDSLNDQCIQSDDNNNYRLVSHNKRYEACMQGDGNFVIYSLVNNSSDSRRVIYATNTCHKGSGPYKFYCQADGNMVVYSKDNHPSWSSNTCNKHTHRPGPYHCRLYDSGSLKAYDGNNSIMWSSPIDSQLGHC, from the exons atgacaaAAGATAGTTTAAATGATCAATGTATTCAaagtgatgataataataatt ACAGATTAGTTTCTCATAATAAAAGATATGAAGCATGTATGCAAGGTGATGgtaattttgtaatttacTCATTAGTTAATAATTCAAGTGATAGTAGACGTGTAATCTATGCAACCAATACATGTCATAAAGGTAGTGGACCATACAAATTCTATTGTCAAGCTGATGGTAATATGGTTGTATATTCAAAAGATAATCACCCATCTTGGAGCTCAAACACTTGTAATAAACATACTCATAGACCAGGTCCATACCATTGTAGATTATATGATAGTGGTTCCCTCAAAGCTTatgatggtaataatagcATTATGTGGTCATCTCCAATTGATTCTCAACTTGGTCATtgttaa